In Triticum aestivum cultivar Chinese Spring chromosome 5B, IWGSC CS RefSeq v2.1, whole genome shotgun sequence, the following proteins share a genomic window:
- the LOC123116645 gene encoding MYB-like transcription factor ODO1, whose translation MGRQPCCDKLGVKRGPWTAEEDRKLMAFILGNAGRCCWRAVPKLAGLLRCGKSCRLRWTNYLRPDLKRGLLTDDEERLVVDLHAKLGNRWSKIAAKLPGRTDNEIKNHWNTHIKKKLIKMGIDPITHEPLEVRKQPQQASLSTTSAQSSTITIECKSNNGEKSQQQDTHINRDKDASSVGSESSPPELSGANTDNTTGGTNGIHDQDPLVKWLLEDEDDLPTIGIVEEPWLDFTVENDVDKFNSIPSAMSWDIGATDWLLDYQDFGAGDSSLLDDASMVDSSSGSNL comes from the exons ATGGGGCGGCAGCCGTGCTGCGACAAGCTGGGGGTGAAGCGCGGGCCGTGGACGGCGGAGGAGGACCGGAAGCTGATGGCCTTCATCCTCGGCAACGCCGGCCGCTGCTGCTGGCGCGCCGTGCCCAAGCTGGCCGGCCTGCTGCGCTGCGGCAAGAGCTGCCGCCTCCGCTGGACCAACTACCTCCGCCCCGACCTCAAGCGCGGCCTCCTCACCGACGACGAGGAGCGGCTCGTCGTCGACCTCCACGCCAAGCTCGGCAACAG ATGGTCCAAAATTGCTGCCAAGTTACCAGGAAGGACAGATAATGAGATTAAGAATCATTGGAACACACACATAAAGAAGAAGCTCATCAAGATGGGAATTGACCCGATCACACACGAGCCCCTCGAAGTCCGAAAGCAGCCACAACAAGCTAGCCTATCCACAACGTCTGCACAATCCTCGACCATAACGATAGAATGCAAGTCCAACAATGGGGAAAAAAGCCAGCAGCAGGACACACACATCAATAGGGACAAGGACGCGTCATCAGTCGGCAGCGAGTCCAGCCCGCCGGAGTTATCAGGCGCAAACACCGACAACACTACGGGTGGTACCAACGGCATCCATGACCAGGATCCACTAGTGAAGTGGCTGCTGGAAGACGAGGATGACCTCCCCACCATTGGCATCGTCGAAGAGCCGTGGCTTGACTTCACAGTCGAAAATGATGTTGACAAGTTCAATAGCATTCCTTCTGCCATGTCGTGGGACATTGGAGCGACGGATTGGCTGCTCGACTACCAAGATTTTGGGGCAGGGGACTCGAGTTTGCTTGACGATGCCTCCATGGTCGACAGCTCAAGTGGATCAAACCTCTAA